ggctgcataaattaggtcagccggaaccagATGAGATGAAGGATCTGCACCTAGACACGACAACAATGCATCTCTAAAATGTCAACTGAACTATCCCCTGAGAAGGCCTCCAGGTGAAGTcactttgtaaaaaaatgtgcatACCTATAGACTACACAAATAATTGAACAACACATCAAAAGTcttctgttttcagttaaacATATGTAATTTAAGCAGCCCCGAAGTTataattaatgattttttttcaacggaagtgattcaatcaaaaacttagtttagcttgataaaaacttttttgtagAGCTGCTGTTAAGCCAAACCAATCTCTGTCCattaattttcctattatcactgtCAAGCTTCTTTGAAACAATCTCTATTgaaaaaagcactatataaatgaagatgacttgacttgacagggacagcccgaagggtaggacttcaTATTGATATGCTCGACCCTCGAACACAAAGtgcaggaatggcctgtgttgAGGAAGAAAATTGTCCTTCAGGTTGATCACTGCAAAACCGTGCAAGCCGGACCAATGGGACCACAGACATACCCCGGGTAAGGCAGCTTGTGTGGTGTGTGGTGCAACACTTACGTGGTTCCAAGATTGGGCAGAGGGTGTGTGAGAAGGCTTGGTGGCACTCTTGAGCCACACACTGCTGCCTGCTGGTGATAGTAGAGTGGATGGGATGGGCAAGGCATTTTTTCAGCATTGCACTAGGCAGTTCCTGCACAATGCCAGGGTCAGAATTACCCTTGTGCAGTTCCTTGAGTGCTTTGGCCTGGTAGACCTGCAGGAGCACCATGGAATGCAGGGCGGAAGAGGCTTCTCCACTAGCTGTGCAAGCCTTGCCTGCCAGAGAGGACGAGAACTTACATGCTTGGGAGGGGATTACCCCACCAAGAAGTAGCAGTCTTGGGACACAGTTGCATCGCCATAGACCGCTCCACTGAGGGGAGCTCCACATACACCTTAAGCCCCGGGTATATTTCGGCCGTCCGCGTTCGTGCGTTTTGAGGCCTCTTGGCCTTTGTAACTGTAAGGGTCAAACAAGTTTACTTGAGCATATTTTGTTGGTAGTTTTCCACCAGACAACAGGTGGCTGTGAAATGAACAAGACCATTATTAAGGGTGTCACGTGAAGGCTTCTTGCTTCTGGGGAGTGTTGACTGTTTTGATACAATGTTTCATTTGGCCAATGGGAAAAGGGTTGACCATCAAATTGGCAGAAGGCCCATGAGAAATGAAGTCAAAAGATGTACAGTAGCTGGAAGCTGGTCACCCTTACTAAGAAAATTCTATTACATAAGCAACACCTGCAATTATATTAGTGATGTGTCTATGGCAGAAAGGTCGGGGAGTACATGGAAAGGAGGTGTGAGGGGAGCGCACGTGTAAGTGAGAATATGGGAAAATGTAAGAGCGAATATTACCAGCCAATGATATTAATTTGGTGTGTTTTAAGAGATAAGAAAAAGCCAATGATATTAATTTGGTGTGTTTtaagagataagaaaaatgTCTAAAACTGTGCCCCAGCTAAGGGAGCCTgagataaataataataataataataataataataataagacaataaaattaaatacttCTGAGACCTGAAACTTCGACTCTGCGGGTTTTTCTTCGAGACCAGATCTGAAGGGGCAAAGAAACATCAAATCTGCTACGAGGAAGAGAGACCAGACTGGCTTCAGGCAGAAAAAGGTGTCGTCCACGAACTAGTCCCCTCTTCATGCACTTCTGgaaagaaaggcactggggcgGGGCACTGAGAAACAGCATGGGCCGCCTCAAGAAACAAGTCGTCCAGTCGCGAGGCTTTGGGACACTGTGGTGGGTTCTACTCGAGGTCCGGGAAAAGCATCGCTGTCAGCTCTGGATCTGGATCTGACTCAAGCAATGCTGCAGCACCCAAAGGGGGCAGTGCCACCGAACCTTCATCCCCAGAGGACATAAGCTCACCCTCTGATGCAGCATTTGATATCCGTTCATCTGGCGGTTCCCCAAAAGAAATGACTGGCACCGCAAGATATGGACCAGCACTCTCTCGGAAGCTCCACAGCTTGCGGTGTTGGAAAGGATTGAGGAGCCCGAAGAGGTTGACTCGGCAGGGTATTCCTCACTGTGATCCTCAGTTCATCAAGGCTATTAACTGAAGTAGGCTTCTTCTGAGGAAGCCCGGAAGAAGAACTAGATTCTGGAATATATGAAGGGACTCCACTTCTTTTGAGGTACTTGAGTCTCCACTGTAACACAGCGATGGTCATATTCCCGCagtgggaacatgaaccatccatgAACGCCACCCTAGCATGCCTAAGGCCCAAGCATGTGAGACAGTGATCAAGACTGTCAGCTGAAGCCAGGTAAAGACCACATCCAGAAACACATGGTTTGAATGACGTCTTGAAAAAGAATTTGCTCTCTAGTGCTGAAGCTTAAATGGCTTTGGCTACACAAACAGGACGATAGTGCAAGCCTGTTGTGAGCACTCACACTCTAATGAAGATGCAACCTCTGTTTAAGCTGATTTTACAGCACTCTCATTGAAGGCACACAATCTAGGTGAACTGTGAAAACATTAACTTTTCCCTGCTAAGAAGACAACATAAAGAGTCTGTTTTCCTACTGTTTTCCTGTTTTCATACTTTCAGTCATCACATTCATGTCAATGTTACTCAAGTAGATTTTGTTGTTAGTATGGCTCATTCCTGTACTCGTATTAAAAAACTTCACATGAAGGGATCTGTATTGAGGTGTTGCTAACCTGGATTAGGAAGTCCAAATGAGGAAATCAGTAGGAGGAATTGTGGCAATAACAGAAAGTATAAAAAGACCCACTTTACATGCATCCTGATAAaacctaaagaaaaaaaaaaggaaaaaacacaaaatgaatATATGCTTATCACATCTTTTCTCACATAACAAAATTCCAATTAAAGGAACCTGTCACAACAGTATGGTTTGCGGGTTGGTCAGAGCTTTAGTTTAGTCACattgtaaaagaaaaaagaaaattaatgtAACCTATGCTCACTTTTTCTAGTTGTGGTACTTATTGCTTTTCTTTACCTGAGCGCTGCCTTATACACTTATACACTTCAGAAGAGTGAGTCAGGCTACACTGGCATTTCCTACTACAGACTGTGGcctttaaaagattagttcctgtaacgaagcgggactgaggcagagatccatttgcaagcttttattcaaagtgagcatagtcgtacaggctgggtcgatcaggggcaaacaggaacagtaaggaacaggcagagtcgtagtcagggtacaggcagtagatcgaggcaggcggatatcattcacagaacagtatacaaggcaagagtcaggacaggcagcaacgggtcaataaacaggaacaggcaagatcaaacacaggcagacaggatacaaggaaacgctcagaaattacacactgggtaatcaagacttcgcaaactggtggtgtgagtgtgaatcctttatagtcctgataatgagctgcagctgggtgtggtgatcagtgtggtgtgcaagggtggatgtggcaacaggtgataggTGGAGTGGGTGCATGTGATtaggggggatgatgggaaatgtagtccggaacTGACAGGATTCGTGACAGTTCCCTTCagaatttcctgataatttactcatacCCATCCGAGGCGCTTATGCCtttatttcttcagtcaaacattccaagattttttaccatatagtggacttcaacagttaccaatgggttgaaggtctaaattgcagtttcaaagcagcttcaaagggctctataTGATCCcgccaaggaataagggtcttatctcaCAAAACGATCAAAAGGtcaatttatatactttttaaccacaaatgctcatcttgcactagctctgcgatgtgccacacattacgtaataacattggaaaggtcacggtgaagtaggcggaagtaccatgGTAAGGCGAAAAACTAAATCGTCCGAGTTTTTCTTCGAGACCAGATCTGAAGGGACAAAGAGACATCGAATCTGCCACGACAACATCAGAAgatggaagctttttttttttttcttagccTGACACTCAGCTATAATAACTTATGGAAACAAATAATCTAAAAACTCTTACCTCTACTCAACTTGAAAGACAGCAGCACAACATATCCAAATAACATTCCAAAAATTACACGACGTGCAGAGGTATTATAATGTGCACTCTTTTTCCAGGCATCTATAAAAAAAACTGCCAGAggaaacaaacattaaaaaaaaaaggtgtgacTGTAgaagaaaagtcaaaatttgttttaatttaagttgTTTCTAATTTATGTGGAGATCACCTCATCTTATTTCAGAATGAGGAAGAATTTTAATTCTTatagctcaaacagtagagaATGGTGCTTGCAATGCCACGGTCAATCGCATACAAAggcttttttttcctttttttttttttttttttttaacaaaagctACATTGGCTTTTAATTGCTTTTAATATCATAATACTGAGCATGAATTCTGCTGTGCAAAATGTGGATTCACCTACCTGAATAAACAAAAACGGTGAAAACAGCTAATTCTCTTTTTCTACTTGAAAATTTAATCCATGTTTTAAGGTTGTctgtaaatacaaaatattgaatatactgtattaaaattttataaagCAATACAATGTTTGTTCATCATGTTCTGCTTGAGTAAATTGTGTCCCCCTctgatataattaaatatagatataaatagataaatacTCTTATTCCAAAAAAGCATCAAATATTGAAACATGGTTGCGAGTCACCAAGCAGACACCAAATTAATTCCTCAGTTTTACAAACTTGTTGTCTTTATGTCTTATTCTATTAGACCATGTTTCAATATTTGACAtcttaaaggttctctaagcgatcctgggtggagtgacttcctgttgacgttcaaagtgttgtcaaacaaaacagaggctagctagaccctccctcctcctcctcctcctccccctcccctccgtgcttcctgaaacagtcatgaacgcacatttaaaatcattcttgttggttattggctggagcatgtttaatatgtttcgtggtccaggctggaccagtttgtttttattgccgttttcggagcttgtggagactacagagaccgcgtttttttttacagtgtgttcaggggacaggcagctagcggatagtgaggacatttgctgtatgtgacaaaaaatgttttggcctaaaaacgcgtgacatcgcttagagcacctttaatgtatgTAACTGCAGCAGCATTAATATCTTACAATAGGCTAAATAATAATATGTCATCATCAGTGTTTCTTCTAATgatgcccccccccccccaaaaaaaaacaaacaatttgtACATGGTAAAACATACCTTGAAGATAATTTAAATAGGACAAAGTCCAAACCAACATAAAAGACCTCAGAATATTAAGAGCACAGCAGTTGATAGTCTCATTTTGAAATCCTGGAAAAGAATATTAAATGATGGGTATTAGATGatgtaagattaaaaaaaatgttttcttatgAAAGTTTCTCATCATGAAAATGATCACAATATTACAAGACTCTTATATTCttaatattgtgtgtgtgtatatatatatatatatatatatatatatatatatatatatatatatatatatatatatattaataaatatctgtaTATGTGTTACAATTGCTGGTTACAACAAGCACGCATGACGAGGATGATAGAAGTATAACACACTTTAATAAATCCACAAGGACCAATTAGggggccaagcacaaagaaGGCACAACAAGTCATGCCAACATggctgtgagcatcagaccaactgctaCAGTGAGCAATTACCGACCTATTAATTTTAGGCGAAATAGCTGAAAAATCATAGTCAACAATAAAGATTTACTGGTTTATCAcattcgaccaataggtggtgctgtgaccaaattaatgtggtatggtcagagtgaggtgacaatgacaattgcaaagtttggtgtcaatatgtcaaagcaccgCAGAGATGCAGCCTCAAGAGTCTTTTTGGAATCAATGCTCTAATTCATTGCTGTGGTATACGAACATGGTTTCGTCTACCAACATGAAATAACTTTTTgccggcatggtctgaagatgatatgattcaattttggtgaaaactGTACCAATGGTCTTGGAGTAGTTTGAAAAAGTATGATATTAAAGAAAATCAGAATGGTGGGGAAAAAAATGGCATCAATGTGCTCAGCATGACCAACAGAATCTATTAaaagattagtccactttcaaattaaagtttcatgataatttactcacccccatgtcatccaagatgtccatgtccttctttcttcagtcgaaaagaaattaagttttttgatgaaaacattctaggatttttctccttatagtggacttaattcaatggactccaaacggttgaaggtcaaaattaaagtttcagtgcagcttcaaagggctttaaacgataccagacgaggaataagggtcttatctagagaaaccatcactcattttctaaaaaaaaattatatgttttaaccataaatgctcatcttgaactagctctcttcttcttcttcttcttcttcttttctatttgaattccagcagtgtagacactgttaagtgtattactgccctccacaggtcaaagtttgaactaactaTTATATacttgaactagcatattgtatatgacaatttagttcaaactttgacctgaggagggaaGAAATGGACTGTTTGGGTGGCATTGAAGTCCaccatatggagaaaaatcctggaatgttttcatcaaaaaccttaatttcttttcgactgaagaaagaaagacatggacatcttggatgacatgggggtgagtaaattatcaagaaattttaatttgaaagtgaactaatcctttaagaccaGACTCATTAGAATAAGCCACATTTATATAAATCTATTAGCATTTAATCTATTTGACTACAAAGAGGCGCTGTCTCAAAACCTTTTGAGTACCTTCAGAGTATGGTGCCGATGGCACATCCTGAGTTTCGTAATGGTACATCAAAGCATTCATATAATATAGCATTTTATATCATACTGTATTGTAGTTAATGGTAATTTCATGTTTTGTCACCACGTTGCACAAACCATAAGGTGAAACCTAGCATGTTTGATATCATTAAACTTGGCAAGGGTTCAGCAGTCTAAGGAGATGACTCCCATGAAAATAAGTCAACCGCATCCAAAGttataagtatataaataattttttttctccactaggtggcactggtctataacttctcaggctccttcagggcatcgtGCTGATGACCTATACTGAGTTTTATAAAGATACACTAATAGGTGTATTTTAACATGTCGCCCTGAATCTAACAAGACcagatttatgatttttggagttataagcaaaaatagccatttttttgTATCTacagaccagtaggtggcgctgtgctgaaatgCTGCATGTTTTCTTAGCTTATGCTTATGATGacttaccaagtttggtctgaatgtGGTAAAGTGTTGCGGATATACAGGCTTATGTCTATTTTGTGCTTCATAAAATTAGTTCATGCATTTTTCGAAAACGGTGTGAGAAATCAatttgaattccataactttttgtcaacatggtctgaagatgatctggttctaGGAGGATTtcgaaaaaatagtttttttatgGAAAAATCAAAAGGGCGGGAATcttcttgagccaaggaatcagaggaaaaaactatttttaattttgtttctagcccttacgattcaaaagttattagcataactGAAACTTTGGACAGGTGGTGGCGCTAATGAGTTGCGCTACGATTTGCTATGCTGACatttcagactgtcctctatctgtgtgctaaatttcataactttcccacATGTGGTTCTATAGGCAGCCATAGATTCAAGagggaaagaagaagaagaaacagaAGACTAATAAGAAAACCaacagatacaataggtgcctatgCGCCTTcgctgcttggcccctaaatatagctccAAGCaacaattacggggccaagccaCGACCACCAATAACATAAAGTCTAACTGGTTGTAGCattattgtgattatttttgGACAAATGGTTTAAAATTCAATGAGAAGAGGAGTTTTGAAATTATCTACCAATTAGGACATTAGTTTTATTGTTGCCCGACCTTAAGCCAAGATATTACATAAAACGCTACGCTGTGTGGAATTTACTGATGATCGGACAAATGGTATAGGATAAGTTTGGAAATGGCATACAGACATAATGGCAGACTGTTGAAAAATGTATACCACTGGATTATGTATTGGAATACACCTTTGTATTTAAACCTAAGCAAGTTTTTGCATTATGTAagttttgttatatcttttgatcACTAGGTGGTGCTGGCCCAAAACTTCATAGGTTGCTTCAGGGCATAGTGCCAAAGAAACATATACATTTTCATATGCATTTGGCAAAGAGTTCATAAAATACAACAttgatgacaaaattcaaaagtGGTAAAACTCAATATCTCAAAAAGTTTGGTACAATATGACAAAATTGGTATTGTGGTTGACAATACCAATTTTGATGACTATAGATGACTATCATTCGACTTCACATGTTGCAAAGAATCTAGATTGGTCTCCTTATTTTTGGTCaaacaaattttcaaaataatacaataactaAGACACTAACTATTGTTCTTAACTCACCTTCAACAAAACCCCAGAAGATGAAGGCAAAGAACAAAAAGACATTTGAACAAATCACAAGAGAAACCTGAAGATTGGAAATCCTTCTGCTGGTGACTGGAGGGAAGATGTAGAATAATCAGACATTTATGGTGAAAAATACAGAGCTAAATCCcaagaaataaaaaaagcaccTGTGTTTTTTGATCTGGAGTAAATCTGATAGCAGAGCAGAAGTGAAGCTCCAGATGCCTCAGCAATACAGCCAAGCAATACCATTATGTGCAAAGTAGAGAAATCTGTGAAACACAAGCACAACTTTTACATCTGAACTAATATTTGGTCATTGTTTCTAATAGAAGAATATTTAGAAAGAATTTGCAATTAAGAACATTCATTCTTTTTCTGTTATACACTATAAAATAGTTTGCACCATAAATAGCAACACATAGAATCTTGTTTACACAAAGTACAAATGGCCATTTGCAAGATAGTCACTGGCttattatttatacatacatatatatatatatatatatatatatatatatatatatatatatatatatatatatatatatatatatatatatatttatatatatatatatgtatttccATGTTTTGTCGACTCACCCAGTCTGTCCAGTACTACAGTTGCATTGGCTGAAAGTCCTCCAGCAAACACTTGACACATGTAAACTCCTTTATCTTCACTTCTGACACTCTTCAGTCTGAGAGAGAAGTTTCCTTTGGGGATTTCATCAGTGAAGAACTCAACTCTGTCTCTGTATTGTTCATCTGATGAATCTGgaataattttgttgttttggtaGAGCAGAACCAGAATATCATCATCTGTTTTTATCCATTTAACCTCTTCAAAGTGTTCAGGTATGATGTGAGAGTCTACAGAGCAGTCCAGAGTAACATCCTCACCCACAGACGCAGATATGGAGTGACTCAATCCTGATACTAGCAAGTACTCTAAAAGAAATTAGTATTACAGaatgaaatattacataaattaaGAAGCCTAGTTTTCAGTTTCAAATTTAAAGGAGGACTGAAATCATTCACACTCACCAACATCTTTTATTTCAACCAAAGTTTTGACAGCAACCTGTTGACTGTAAATTTTACATCTGTAAACCCCTTTGTCTTCTGGTCTTAAATTGTCCAGACGGAGGGAGAAGTTTCCATGTTGAATCTGATCAGTAAAGAAATGAGCTCTATCATGATACTCCTGCTGCTGAGCCTCTGGTCGACTCTCACCATCTTGATACAGATGAACCAGAGTCTCTGAGTCTGTTCTTCTCCATTCCACCTCCAGATCCTCCATTGGTAAGAGTTCATCAACATAACAAGGCAAAACCACTGAAGATCCCAGAGGAACAAACAGAGGACCAGAGGGACCGCGCACAGTGAAGCCTAAGAAGAAATAGACAAACTGATTATTGTCTAAAATGAGGAATAAAGAAAACTGCAAACAACATTTTCAACTAAAGTGATAATACGTACCATCAGCAATCATCAGCGATATTGgaataaaaatacactttatatacatgtccatgtattaaaaaaaaaattgacaaaacTATTAGATCATAAAATAAGTGATCATGTAACAGAACTTTGTCTGCAGGTTCTCATACCAGAAAACATGTGAAGTTATTCTTTTAgtttcgctttttttttttgtgcatatcaAGGTTTAATCAGAAATTGTCACAACAATATCTTGTTGACCCACCATAACACAGCTAATGGAGAAGGTGACTTCCATTTACACTCAAAAACCTTTCATAAAATCGAatgcacataaacacacacacaaagaaagaaaaagaaaattgcacaaaaatacaaacattatcTGAAAATGTATCCACCATGCATtagatttcatttttaaacttgAGTAAATTTGTATTCATGCGTTTATAGTGTGTATATAGGCTATGCGCGTGTGTGCGAGTGTTTCATAAGTGTGCTGATTATGTTTATGTATAAACATGGTTTTATGTATAAACGTGCATGCGAAAAGTGTTGTATAGGTAAATCAGTCTGCATTTCACAATAGTAGGTACCCATTGGCTTTTCTGAGATAGTATGAACTGAGGGATGTGAAATGTAAAAGCAGCGCAAATATTcagtttttattactcaacagggCTAGTAAGGTTTTTTTATTGAACAGAAAAATTGCTATatgaatcttattgtaaagcattatatattgtgaagggtcatttTATTACCGTTGTTGTAAagctgtgctggaatttatttaAAACCATGTCTATTAATGGGTAAAGATACTGTAAcgtcttcagctagtcagcttgagatcttttccatctaaactggttatacCTCTTAAAGCTAAGGCCTAGTGCACATGTACACTGGCATTTGCATCCACACAAGcacgtttttaaaaaaaaaattcctcatTCACATGAAAACGCAAAAACACACTTTCAAGCACTGTCAAAAGGCATGTTAGCCTATCAGAAACCTGGAAAGAAGTTTATAACCGGTTCCGGTAGGTTAACAGCATTGCCATTTTATGAaggaatttattattattattattattattccataaACCAGAATAATACAAAGAGACATGTTcattcaaagtaaaaaaaaataaaacattgtcaTAAGCAGTGACCTGCATAGTATTGCATTCTGTCACCTCTGTTCCACAATATAATGGGAGAACTGTGCATGTATGTTATAAGCCCTGTTAGCAGCAATAAAAGAGATAACAGCGCGCACTTCGTTGTCAATGGCCAAAAAGTTTGACGTCCACACAACAACGATGTAACCGGATTTTCTAAAAATCTTCACATTGGCCCGAGTTTTCAAAATAGATTGGTTTCAAAGACCGGATACTGCGTTTGCATGTGGACGAATGGCCAAACCGCATAGAAAAAGCGGTATTGAAAATACCCATATTCGTGTGGATAGGGCCTTAGTTTGCTCATCTTTGTTCTTATGTTTCTGCCATCATTAGTTGTCATGGTTATCAAGTATGTTATTAATTAGAGCACACCTATTTTGTAGTTACTTTGCCTGCGTATTTAAGCCCATCAGTTCTTTCAGCTCATTGTCTGATGTTGATTCttctgttattttattaatgttgcTTGACTATTGGAAGCACAACTACTCTCACCACTAATGCTCATTCATCACTCCATTAACCACTGAATTATCTCATTAAATCCAACACTGATTTAGTGTTACTTTTATCACCCTGTAGTGTGCTTACTCGTCTGTTTCATCCAATTATC
The window above is part of the Chanodichthys erythropterus isolate Z2021 chromosome 3, ASM2448905v1, whole genome shotgun sequence genome. Proteins encoded here:
- the LOC137003921 gene encoding uncharacterized protein yields the protein MVFVKEESEEDMSEPEPWRIKHEEQGGFTVRGPSGPLFVPLGSSVVLPCYVDELLPMEDLEVEWRRTDSETLVHLYQDGESRPEAQQQEYHDRAHFFTDQIQHGNFSLRLDNLRPEDKGVYRCKIYSQQVAVKTLVEIKDVEYLLVSGLSHSISASVGEDVTLDCSVDSHIIPEHFEEVKWIKTDDDILVLLYQNNKIIPDSSDEQYRDRVEFFTDEIPKGNFSLRLKSVRSEDKGVYMCQVFAGGLSANATVVLDRLDFSTLHIMVLLGCIAEASGASLLLCYQIYSRSKNTVTSRRISNLQVSLVICSNVFLFFAFIFWGFVEVTKAKRPQNARTRTAEIYPGLKVYVELPSVERSMAMQLCPKTATSWWGKACTASGEASSALHSMVLLQVYQAKALKELHKGNSDPGIVQELPSAMLKKCLAHPIHSTITSRQQCVAQECHQAFSHTLCPILEPLYRCRSFISSGSG